Proteins encoded in a region of the Rhizophagus irregularis chromosome 24, complete sequence genome:
- a CDS encoding Adenylate kinase, with amino-acid sequence MVSGSNTDRNNIVNLDEIIHLKGLLQSIHERIEKIENDVKGKLFKSKDQQELRMVLMGPPGAGKGTQSPRIKEKFCVCHLATGDMLRSQVAAKTKLGLEAKKIMESGGLVSDEIMVDMIHDELNNNPECKNGFILDGFPRTVKQAEKLDSMLDKDKKKLNHAVELVIDDNLLVSRITGRLIHPSSGRTYHKIFNPPKVSDKDDVTGEPLIQRSDDNAETLKKRLLTYHQQTTPVVDYYKKKGIWSSVDASQNPNVVWNSLLAIFSENGKSK; translated from the exons atggtttcaGGATCAAATACTGATcgaaataatattgtaaaccTTGACGAAATAATCCATTTAAAAGGTTTATTACAATCTATTCATGAACGTATCGAAAAAATTGAGAATGAtgtaaaaggaaaattatttaaatcaaaggATCAACAGGAATTAAGAATGGTACTTATGGGTCCCCCAGGTGCCG GTAAGGGAACTCAATCTCCAagaataaaggaaaaattttgtGTTTGTCATTTGGCTACAGGTGATATGTTACGTTCACAGGTAGCTGCTAAAACTAAATTAGGTTTAgaagctaaaaaaattatggaatCTGGAGGTTTGGTTTCTGATGAAATTATGGTTGATATGATtcatgatgaattaaataataatcctGAATGTAAAAATGG aTTCATTTTGGATGGTTTCCCTCGTACTGTAAAACAAGCTGAAAAACTTGATTCTATGCTTGATAAAGATAAGAAAAAACTTAATCATGCTGTTGAATTAGttattgatgataatttattgGTTTCACGTATTACTGGTCGTTTGATTCATCCTTCTAGTGGTAGAacttatcacaaaattttcaa TCCACCAAAAGTTTCTGATAAGGATGATGTTACTGGTGAACCTTTAATTCAACGTTCTGATGATAATGCTGaaactttaaagaaaagattacTTACTTATCATCAACAAACTACTCCTGTagttgattattataaaaagaaaggtATTTGGTCAAGTGTTGATGCTTCTCAGAATCCAAATGTAGTTTGGAATAGTTTATTAGCTATTTTTAGTGAAAATGGAAAATCTAAATAA